The stretch of DNA GCTGTAGAGGCGGATCCCCCGGCGGTCGAGGTAGGCCTGGAGCTCGGCGGGGAGATCAAGGGTTCCATACTCCCCCTCGCGCCCCGGCAGAACCTCGACGTGGGCGACGTGCCCCCGGAACCGCCGATCCCGCTGGAGCGTGCGGATGAGATCGTCAGTCGTCATGCATCGCCTCCAGGAGCCGCGCGTAGAGGCGGGCGAGGGTGACGACATCCTGGCGGTTGTGCTCGACGATCGGGATCAGCGGACCCGGGCTGCCCGTGCGGCGGTAGGCGTCGTAGAACTCCGGCACCATCTGGCTGGGCACGTCGTCTCCGCGCTGGTGGTTGAAGAGGTTCCGCTCCAGCGTCGCGAGGCGGCAGTCGGGCAGGCGGCCCTTCCACTGGCGGCGGGAGAAGTGGAGCATGTCGAAGTGCGGTCCGCAGGCGTCCATCGGGATCCCGTAGTACGCCGCCCGCTCCTGCAGGTAGGGGAGGTCGAAGGTCTTTCCGTTGAAGGTGACCAGCGCCCGGGCGCCGCCGTTCAGGTGGGCGAGCGCGGCGGCGAGGGCCGCCGGCTCCTCGGCGACGTCGCGGATCAGGTACTGGTGCACCGTCAGCCGCTCGCCCTCCAGCGCCCCCATCCCGATCAGGATGATCGGCCGCGAGAAGAGCCCGAGGGTCTCCAGGTCCAGGAAGACCATCTCCTCCGGGTCCAGCAGGCGGGACGTGTCCAGCATGCGGGGATGCGTGCGCCTCCGGGCCATCCACTGCACCAGGCCGCGCACGTCCCCGCCATCCAGCCGCTGCAGGAACGCCCGCGCGTCGCCGCGGAAGCGCGGGTGGCGCAGGAGATCCTCGATCGTGCGGTAGCCCCGCCCCTGCAACCGCCGGGCGGTGACGGGCCCGATGCCGTGGATGAGCGTGAGATCGGAGAGGAGGCGTCTCCTGGGATCGCCCCGCCCGGGGAGCGAAAGCGGCGCGGTGTCCCGGGTCTGCAGGTGGTAGCACCTCCCCGCCCCGTTCTCCACTTCATCCCCCGGCAGCGCATCCTCGAGTGATCCTCCGGCCCATTCCCGGATCAGGTCGTCCCTCAGGCGACGGGCCGCGTTGTAGCTGCTCTCGTAGAGGAACGAGTCCGAGAGACTGGTGCGGAATACGCTCCCGTCACGGACCACCGCGTACTCCTGCAGAGCTTCGATCCTCTCCTGCCACCGCCGGCTGATGCGATCGGGGGACGGGAAGCTCCGCATGGCCACAGGTTCCGGTGCTACCCGCTCCCTACTTGTAGGTGCGGGCTGTGGAGCGAAAGTATCGGATCGGTCACCGCGGATACTGCCGTGCGAGGGGCTGTGTCAGCGTGGAGGCGTGAGGATCCCGCGCGATCAGGCGCTCCTGCGCGCGATGTTCATCTGGCAGTGATCCTCGCCCAGGCACATCCCGCTCCGGAACTGGAGCGCATACGCCGGGTTCATGCCTTCCACCGCCGCCGAAGCGAAGGCCCTGCAGGACGTGCATGCCCGTTCCGGCTCCCCGCCCATCTCCCGCGTGCAGTTCAGGAGCGGGCACTCCAGCGTGTATACCACCGCCACGTCGTCGGACGACCGCATGAGCCGGGTCTCGAATTCCGGGCCGTAGACGACGCGGGATATGGCTCTCAGCGCCTCGGCGATCTCCCGCGCGTTCCTGACGGGCATGCCAAAGGCGCTGGCGTAGACTCCCGCGTCCGCCCCCCGCTCCCGCCATATCCGCTCCACGATGCCCGCGTACTGCTCGCCGAGCGCCGTCTCGAGGGCCATCTCGTAGCCCATGGTCAGCGCGGAGACGGATCTGGTCGCGATCCTCCAGCGGGCCTCGATCGGTATCCTTTCGGTATCTGCCATTCTCCTCCTCTCCAGAAGCGACGCAGTCTCCCTGCCCTTCCCGCAGATCCGGCGGCTCCCTGCTGCAGCCCGATGCGAGTCCTGCGGCAGAAGAGTCGCCCGGCCCCTCCTGTTCGGGGCAGAGGGGTCTGCACCGCAAGTACCTCCTCCATGGTTATATACATTCCCTATGCATTCCCCGCGGCGGGAACCCTCCGCGGACAGCAGCGTTTCCCCGTCGCTGCCGGGAACCCGTCCTGCCGCTGGCGACAGGGAACAGGGTCATGGAAAACACTCTTAAATGAGAAGTGCAATTGTGGCCTGACTCCGCCGCAGCAGTGCGGACGAGGGATGCGGATGGCAGAGAGCGTGCAGACACTCGCGGTACTGGCGTTTCTGGTCCTGATCGCCGCTGCTGGCTGCACCCTGGCTGTTCCGTATCCCGCGCAGCGGGTCGTCTACCCGGCGGTCGTTCCGCTCGAGACGGGCAGCATCCAGGTCCCGCCGTTCTCCTTCTCCTACGGCGATTCGATCGAGAGCATCGTCCTTCCCATCGACGCGTCCGTGTACTTCGGGGCGAAGTACACGGACAAGAATGCGACCCTCTACGGTTCGGTGGAGAAGCAGGACTGGCTGCCGGGCTACTACGCGGCGTTCATGTTCGATCCAGCCCAGGAGGAGTTCTTCTCGGGCATGATCGGCCAGATGCGCGGGATCCGGGATCGGAAGGCCCTGGACGGGGACGAGTACCTGGAGGTGATGACGGCGTTCGCCCAGTCGATACCCTACAGGACCGACAACCAGGACAGCCCGCCCCGCTACCCCATCGAGACGTTCGCGGACAGGGGCGGGGACTGCGACGACAAGAGCCTGCTGCTCGCCGGGCTGCTGGCCCGGGAGGGCTACAACGTCTCGCTCTTCTACTTCGAGCCTGAAGAGCATATGGCGGTGGGGGTCGCCGGGCCCGGCTGCAGCTACCGGGGCATCCCCTATGCCTACATCGAGACGACCCAGAGTTCTCCTGTCGGCGTCTCCCCGCGGACGCTGGCGGGAGGCATCCCGCTGGACTCGGAACCCCTCGTCATCCGCGTGGGGAACGGGAGCGCCGTCTACGGGAGGTGCGGGGAGATCCGGCATATCGAGGCCGGCCTTTCGGCATCCCGGGACCGTCTCGACGCGCTGGCATCGGAGATCGCACTCGCGGAGGCGGAGCTGCCCTCCCTCCTCGCGGGCGGCAACCTGAGCGGGTATCTCTCCGGCATCTCCCGGTACAACGCCCTCCTCGGCGAATACAGCGAACTCGTGAAGGGACAGGCGGGTATTTGGCGCCGCGGCACGGAGGGGGGCGCCCCTCGGTGAGACAAAGGCAGCCAGCCGCCTTCATGTCTCAGAGACCAGGTCCATCCTGGCGTTTCCGGGGGTGTGCAGCCCCCCCTCTCCGCCATCAGAGGGAGGATCCCCTCACCCCACCACCAGAAGGTTCGCGAGACATACCAGGCTGCCGAACCAGATGAACTGACCGTCGGCCATCAGGTCGCATACGACCTTGGTGAGGTTGATCCTCTCAAAGGAGAAGATGTAGACCTGGGCGTAGAGCATGGCGATGACCAGCAGGATGGTATGCATGATCGGCATGACAGCCAGACTGATCCAGAGGATGACGATGCCGAAGAGGGCATTCAGGAGCGTGAGCAGCAGCCGGGTCCTCTGCAACCCGAGCAGGACGGCGACTGTCCTGACACCGGATGCCGCATCGCCATCGATATCACGCATATCGAAGAGAGTTGTGTTGATGAACACGAG from Methanomicrobiales archaeon encodes:
- a CDS encoding ribonuclease H-like domain-containing protein; protein product: MRSFPSPDRISRRWQERIEALQEYAVVRDGSVFRTSLSDSFLYESSYNAARRLRDDLIREWAGGSLEDALPGDEVENGAGRCYHLQTRDTAPLSLPGRGDPRRRLLSDLTLIHGIGPVTARRLQGRGYRTIEDLLRHPRFRGDARAFLQRLDGGDVRGLVQWMARRRTHPRMLDTSRLLDPEEMVFLDLETLGLFSRPIILIGMGALEGERLTVHQYLIRDVAEEPAALAAALAHLNGGARALVTFNGKTFDLPYLQERAAYYGIPMDACGPHFDMLHFSRRQWKGRLPDCRLATLERNLFNHQRGDDVPSQMVPEFYDAYRRTGSPGPLIPIVEHNRQDVVTLARLYARLLEAMHDD